One window of Botrimarina mediterranea genomic DNA carries:
- the cyaB gene encoding class IV adenylate cyclase: MLEVELKFPLDDARSLRERLVSVGAVAMGVVAQSDAYLNHPARDFAVTDEALRLRTVGDESFVTYKGPKQGSAAKTRFELELPLAVQTTDGWTEILTRLGFRAVATVRKRRELFGLERDGRAFEFTIDEVEGLGAFAEVETLADEASRDAAEHAVLALAAELGLTDAEPRSYLEMLITKRS, encoded by the coding sequence ATGCTCGAAGTCGAACTCAAGTTCCCGCTCGATGACGCCCGCTCGCTGCGCGAGCGGTTGGTGAGCGTTGGGGCCGTTGCGATGGGCGTGGTCGCGCAGAGCGACGCTTACCTCAATCACCCGGCGCGCGACTTCGCTGTGACCGACGAGGCGCTGCGGCTCAGGACTGTCGGTGACGAGTCGTTTGTGACCTACAAAGGGCCGAAGCAAGGAAGCGCCGCCAAGACGCGTTTCGAGCTCGAGCTGCCACTTGCGGTGCAGACAACGGACGGCTGGACCGAGATCCTGACGCGGCTCGGCTTCCGTGCGGTCGCGACGGTGCGGAAGCGGCGAGAGCTGTTTGGTCTCGAACGAGACGGCAGGGCGTTCGAGTTCACGATCGATGAGGTCGAAGGCCTCGGCGCGTTTGCCGAAGTCGAGACGCTCGCCGACGAAGCTTCGCGCGACGCTGCCGAGCACGCGGTACTGGCGCTCGCGGCTGAACTTGGGTTAACGGACGCGGAGCCGCGCAGCTACCTCGAAATGCTGATAACAAAGCGTTCCTAG
- a CDS encoding UTP--glucose-1-phosphate uridylyltransferase: MPAPSHLVDRLTAHGQHHSVMFWDSLTAADQQALAAQLNAIDLDELSALYKGDMDQPDWHELARRAEPPVAMRLADRRSGQGGGLGVTPAEAKKLGKAALDAGKVGVLLVAGGQGSRLGFEKPKGMFPIGPVSDATLFQIHLEKAVALAKRHGVGVPVYLMTSPVTHDDTIEFLNANNRFGLAEDDLFIFCQGTMPAVDMATGKLLLAEKGQLFLSPDGHGGTIAALASFKNAKGEGAIDHMRRRGVENLFYLQVDNPIIPIGDAELIGYHLATKSELTSVAVAKQEPQDKLGNFVMVDGKLCVIEYSDFPDDVADQDDGRGGLRFWAGSIAVHVFGVAFLERMLSMRDALPFHIAKKKVPHINEQGEQVEPAENNALKFERFIFDLLPQAERPIVVEYAEEEIFAPLKNAPGAAKDTPEYVQRFLTGQHRGWLEAAGAHVPQDVTVEISPLWALDAEGVAERVAEQPPALEKDTYLRD, encoded by the coding sequence ATGCCTGCCCCCAGCCACCTCGTCGATCGCCTCACCGCTCACGGCCAGCACCACTCGGTGATGTTTTGGGACTCGCTCACCGCCGCTGACCAGCAGGCACTCGCCGCACAGCTCAACGCGATCGACCTCGACGAACTGTCCGCCCTCTACAAAGGGGACATGGACCAACCCGACTGGCACGAGCTGGCCCGCCGAGCCGAACCGCCGGTCGCGATGCGGCTCGCCGATCGCCGTTCGGGGCAGGGCGGTGGCCTCGGCGTGACGCCCGCCGAGGCGAAGAAGCTCGGCAAGGCCGCGCTCGACGCCGGCAAGGTGGGCGTGCTGCTCGTCGCCGGCGGGCAGGGGAGCCGCCTTGGGTTCGAGAAGCCCAAGGGGATGTTCCCGATCGGCCCCGTCTCCGACGCGACGCTCTTCCAGATCCATTTGGAGAAAGCCGTTGCCCTCGCAAAGCGGCATGGCGTCGGAGTGCCTGTCTATCTAATGACGAGCCCCGTCACGCACGACGACACGATCGAGTTCCTCAACGCCAACAACCGCTTCGGCCTCGCCGAGGACGACCTCTTCATCTTCTGCCAGGGGACGATGCCCGCCGTGGACATGGCGACCGGCAAGCTGCTGCTCGCCGAGAAAGGCCAACTTTTCCTCAGCCCCGATGGCCACGGCGGCACGATCGCTGCGCTCGCATCGTTCAAGAACGCCAAGGGCGAAGGCGCCATCGACCACATGCGGCGTCGCGGCGTCGAGAACCTCTTCTACCTGCAAGTCGATAACCCCATCATCCCGATAGGCGATGCGGAGCTGATCGGCTACCACCTCGCCACCAAGAGCGAACTGACGAGCGTCGCCGTCGCCAAGCAAGAGCCACAAGACAAGCTCGGCAACTTCGTCATGGTTGACGGCAAGCTCTGCGTCATCGAGTACAGCGACTTCCCGGACGACGTGGCCGACCAAGACGACGGCCGCGGTGGTCTACGCTTCTGGGCGGGCAGCATCGCGGTCCACGTCTTCGGCGTGGCGTTCCTGGAGCGGATGCTCTCGATGAGGGACGCGCTCCCGTTCCACATCGCGAAGAAGAAGGTTCCCCACATCAACGAGCAGGGGGAGCAAGTCGAACCCGCCGAGAACAACGCTCTCAAGTTCGAGCGGTTTATCTTCGACCTCTTGCCGCAGGCCGAGCGTCCGATCGTCGTTGAGTACGCCGAGGAAGAGATCTTCGCCCCTTTGAAGAACGCCCCCGGGGCCGCGAAGGACACGCCCGAGTACGTGCAGCGGTTTCTGACCGGCCAGCACCGCGGCTGGCTCGAAGCCGCGGGCGCCCACGTCCCTCAAGACGTGACCGTCGAGATCAGCCCCCTCTGGGCGCTCGACGCCGAAGGCGTCGCCGAGCGCGTGGCGGAGCAGCCGCCGGCGCTTGAGAAGGACACCTATCTGCGGGACTAA
- the metK gene encoding methionine adenosyltransferase, producing the protein MASGNYLFTSESVSMGHPDKVADQISDAIVDDILANDPDPANCRVAVETLVTTGQVVVAGEVRTTHYVDVQEVVRNTIKKIGYTHSDIGFSYDSCGILNAIHGQSPDIAQGVDKASDVDGEQGAGDQGLMFGYACNETDVLMPLPIHLSHRIVEKLAELRASGEIAWLRPDSKSQVTVEYGPDNKPIRIHTVVVSTQHDESILAPCGTKITEEAKQEVIKKAIEPMLPAEYVSGPIKYHINPTGKFVVGGPHGDTGLTGRKIIVDTYGGRGRHGGGAFSGKDPSKVDRSAAYMARYVAKNLVAAGLADEIEVQLAYAIGVAEPVSVNVDTFGTGKIDDESLIQLIRDNFKLTPRGLIKELGLTKPVMGVTAAHGHFGREPGPNGEFSWEKTDKAATLAKAAESMAVAS; encoded by the coding sequence GTGGCGTCTGGCAACTACCTCTTCACTAGCGAGTCCGTCAGCATGGGCCACCCCGACAAGGTGGCCGACCAGATCTCCGACGCGATCGTCGACGATATTCTGGCGAACGACCCGGACCCGGCCAACTGCCGCGTCGCGGTGGAGACGCTCGTCACGACCGGCCAGGTGGTCGTCGCCGGCGAGGTCCGCACCACGCATTACGTCGATGTCCAAGAGGTCGTCCGCAACACGATCAAGAAGATCGGCTACACGCACTCGGACATCGGCTTCAGCTACGACTCGTGCGGCATCCTCAACGCGATTCACGGCCAGTCGCCCGACATCGCCCAGGGCGTCGACAAGGCGTCGGACGTTGACGGCGAGCAAGGCGCCGGCGACCAGGGCCTGATGTTCGGCTACGCCTGCAACGAGACCGACGTCTTGATGCCGCTACCGATCCACCTGTCGCACCGCATCGTCGAGAAGCTCGCCGAGCTGCGTGCGTCGGGCGAGATCGCTTGGCTGCGTCCGGACAGCAAGAGCCAGGTCACCGTCGAGTACGGCCCGGACAACAAGCCGATCCGCATCCACACCGTCGTTGTCAGCACGCAGCACGACGAGTCGATCCTCGCCCCGTGCGGCACGAAGATCACCGAAGAGGCCAAGCAAGAGGTCATCAAGAAGGCGATCGAGCCGATGCTGCCGGCCGAGTACGTCAGCGGCCCGATCAAGTACCACATCAACCCGACCGGCAAGTTCGTGGTTGGCGGCCCGCACGGCGACACCGGTCTGACCGGACGCAAGATCATCGTCGACACCTACGGCGGCCGTGGCCGTCACGGCGGCGGCGCCTTCAGCGGCAAGGACCCCTCGAAGGTGGACCGATCGGCCGCGTACATGGCCCGCTACGTGGCGAAGAACCTCGTCGCCGCCGGCCTCGCCGATGAGATCGAGGTACAGCTCGCCTACGCTATCGGCGTCGCCGAGCCGGTGAGCGTCAACGTCGACACGTTCGGCACGGGCAAGATCGACGACGAGTCCCTGATCCAGCTGATCCGCGACAACTTTAAGCTGACCCCGCGCGGCCTCATCAAGGAGCTCGGCCTGACCAAGCCCGTGATGGGCGTCACCGCCGCCCACGGCCACTTCGGCCGCGAGCCCGGCCCGAACGGCGAGTTCAGCTGGGAGAAGACCGACAAGGCCGCGACCCTGGCGAAGGCGGCGGAGTCGATGGCGGTCGCCTCTTAG
- the ispF gene encoding 2-C-methyl-D-erythritol 2,4-cyclodiphosphate synthase — MNQRIGLGEDRHRLDQPGTGPLRIGGVNVPHERGLVGHSDADVLLHAITDALLGAIGEPDIGQLFPDHDDANRGRESRDFLHFAMERVRAAGYELVNLDCVILAEKPKLAPYKDAMRHAIAAILEVPVAEVSLKAKTGEGVGAVGREEAIDARCVVLVCREQSAD, encoded by the coding sequence ATGAACCAACGAATTGGACTGGGCGAAGACCGGCACCGCCTCGATCAGCCCGGCACGGGGCCGCTGCGGATTGGCGGCGTCAATGTGCCGCATGAGCGTGGGCTCGTGGGGCACTCCGACGCGGACGTGCTGTTGCACGCCATCACCGACGCCCTCCTGGGCGCGATTGGCGAGCCCGACATCGGGCAACTCTTCCCCGACCACGACGACGCCAATCGCGGCCGCGAATCGCGGGACTTCCTGCACTTTGCGATGGAGCGGGTCCGGGCGGCCGGCTACGAGCTGGTGAACCTCGACTGCGTAATCCTCGCTGAGAAGCCGAAGCTAGCGCCCTACAAGGACGCCATGCGGCACGCGATCGCGGCGATTCTCGAAGTCCCCGTCGCGGAGGTTTCACTCAAGGCGAAGACCGGCGAGGGCGTCGGGGCCGTGGGGCGTGAGGAGGCGATCGACGCGCGGTGCGTGGTGCTGGTATGCCGTGAGCAATCGGCCGATTGA
- the cysS gene encoding cysteine--tRNA ligase translates to MPAASPSTVFNPATSAGPHPTLTIYNTLSKKKEPFETVEQGKVGIYLCGPTVYGKAHIGHMVGPVLFDTIKRYLTFSGYDVQWVVNITDVDDKLIKAANEQGITMAEVADLNIQDYNDNLAALGVTEIDDFPKATECMGDIVDFIESLVKEGVAYESQGDVYFDVAKDADYGKLSNRTVEGMQGDGGGAADRKRSAADFALWKSAKAGEPSWDSPWGKGRPGWHIECSAMSKKLLGETFDIHGGGLDLVFPHHENEIAQSESCHHKPMVKYWAHNGLLRKDAAAGKIGGKAEREEGAAADDAGGKMSRSKGAGGLADLIAKQGGERIRFFLLRTHYRSTVLFSEDAIEEAAVGLETFYRLFKRFTRITKADFYALTPPTSRGASTIALGDDPTLNAAEACRDKFIAAMDDDFNTGGAIAELFELARITNKYCEDHKLEESADPADVASLELLMTTIKELANILGLFRVPPAKVGGGDELLAKVMGVVIDLRADARKAKNFAVADAIRDGLKPAGLTIEDRPSGAEWTGGGDGATEAVMQMLIELRATARNSKDFATADALRDKLAAIGVTIEDRAGGTEWSAK, encoded by the coding sequence ATGCCTGCCGCCTCGCCTTCTACCGTGTTCAATCCTGCGACGAGCGCCGGTCCGCATCCTACGCTGACCATCTACAACACGCTCTCGAAGAAGAAAGAGCCCTTTGAGACCGTCGAGCAAGGCAAGGTCGGCATCTACCTCTGCGGGCCCACCGTCTATGGCAAGGCGCACATCGGCCACATGGTCGGGCCGGTGCTGTTCGACACGATCAAGCGCTATCTCACGTTCAGCGGCTACGACGTGCAGTGGGTGGTCAATATCACCGACGTGGACGACAAGCTCATCAAGGCCGCCAATGAGCAAGGCATCACAATGGCCGAGGTCGCGGACCTCAACATCCAGGACTACAACGACAACCTCGCGGCGCTCGGCGTCACGGAGATCGACGACTTCCCCAAGGCCACCGAGTGCATGGGAGACATCGTCGATTTCATCGAGAGCCTCGTGAAGGAAGGCGTTGCATACGAATCGCAGGGCGACGTTTACTTCGATGTCGCCAAGGACGCCGACTACGGCAAACTCAGCAACCGCACCGTCGAAGGGATGCAGGGTGACGGCGGCGGCGCGGCGGACCGCAAGCGGTCGGCTGCGGACTTTGCACTATGGAAGAGCGCCAAGGCGGGCGAGCCGTCTTGGGACTCGCCGTGGGGCAAGGGCCGGCCGGGCTGGCACATCGAGTGCTCGGCGATGAGCAAGAAGCTGCTCGGCGAGACGTTCGACATCCACGGCGGCGGCCTCGACTTGGTGTTCCCGCACCACGAGAACGAGATCGCCCAGAGCGAGTCGTGCCACCACAAGCCGATGGTGAAGTACTGGGCCCACAATGGTTTGCTACGCAAAGACGCCGCGGCAGGAAAAATCGGCGGTAAGGCCGAGCGAGAAGAAGGCGCAGCCGCCGATGACGCCGGCGGCAAGATGAGCCGCAGCAAGGGCGCCGGCGGCCTCGCCGACCTCATCGCCAAGCAAGGCGGCGAACGCATCCGCTTCTTCCTCCTCCGCACGCACTACCGCAGCACCGTCCTCTTCAGCGAGGATGCGATCGAAGAGGCCGCCGTTGGCTTGGAGACGTTCTACCGCCTCTTCAAGCGATTCACACGCATCACGAAGGCCGACTTCTACGCGCTGACGCCCCCCACCAGCCGCGGCGCGAGCACCATCGCCCTGGGCGACGACCCAACGCTCAACGCCGCCGAGGCGTGCCGTGACAAGTTCATCGCCGCGATGGACGACGACTTCAACACGGGCGGCGCGATCGCCGAATTGTTCGAGCTCGCTCGGATCACCAACAAGTACTGCGAAGACCACAAGCTCGAAGAGTCGGCCGACCCCGCCGACGTGGCTTCGCTCGAGCTCTTGATGACCACCATCAAGGAACTCGCCAACATCCTCGGACTCTTCCGCGTGCCCCCTGCGAAAGTTGGCGGGGGCGACGAGCTGTTGGCGAAGGTCATGGGGGTCGTCATCGACCTCCGCGCCGACGCCCGCAAGGCGAAGAACTTCGCCGTGGCCGACGCGATCCGCGACGGCCTCAAGCCGGCGGGCCTGACGATCGAAGACCGCCCCAGCGGCGCCGAGTGGACCGGAGGAGGCGATGGCGCCACCGAAGCGGTGATGCAGATGCTGATCGAGCTCCGCGCCACAGCCCGCAATAGCAAAGACTTCGCCACCGCCGACGCGTTGCGCGACAAGCTGGCGGCGATCGGCGTGACGATCGAAGACCGAGCGGGCGGCACGGAGTGGAGCGCCAAATAG
- a CDS encoding type II toxin-antitoxin system HicB family antitoxin, translating into MRYKVSLERSDEGVAASVLGLPGCHSQGADEAEAMANIQDAIREYLEVQRDLWADREVREVEVEA; encoded by the coding sequence ATGCGGTACAAAGTCTCACTGGAGCGTAGCGACGAAGGCGTCGCGGCTTCGGTCCTCGGCCTCCCGGGCTGCCACTCGCAAGGCGCCGACGAAGCCGAGGCGATGGCGAACATCCAAGACGCGATCCGCGAGTACCTGGAGGTGCAGCGCGACCTCTGGGCCGACCGCGAAGTGCGTGAAGTCGAAGTGGAGGCGTAA
- a CDS encoding type II toxin-antitoxin system HicA family toxin yields the protein MPKLPGVNHKDAIRALEKADFVVAREGKHTVMTDGERILTIPRHNPVNAHTMGGIVRDAGLTIEEFRKLL from the coding sequence TTGCCCAAGCTCCCCGGCGTCAACCACAAGGATGCGATCCGCGCCCTTGAGAAGGCGGACTTCGTCGTCGCTCGCGAAGGCAAGCACACCGTGATGACCGACGGCGAGCGCATCCTCACCATCCCACGACACAATCCGGTCAACGCCCACACAATGGGCGGGATCGTCCGTGACGCGGGGCTAACGATCGAAGAGTTCCGCAAGCTGCTGTAG
- the ruvC gene encoding crossover junction endodeoxyribonuclease RuvC: protein MRILGVDPGLNITGYGVIDASRAGVRLVEAGVVRGTKGKSLAHRVGEIHAGIAEVIAALKPEAMAVEELYSHYERVKTSILMGHARGVIVLAATQADVPVAHYAATQVKRILTGAGRAPKSQMQQAIQRELGLAAAPEPPDVADALAIAVTHWYLSGQRAVGSGQL, encoded by the coding sequence GTGCGTATCCTCGGCGTTGACCCCGGCCTGAACATCACCGGTTACGGCGTTATCGACGCGTCGCGTGCCGGCGTGCGGCTGGTGGAGGCGGGCGTCGTGCGGGGCACGAAGGGCAAGTCGCTTGCGCACCGGGTTGGCGAGATCCACGCCGGGATCGCCGAAGTGATCGCAGCTCTTAAGCCCGAGGCGATGGCCGTCGAAGAGCTGTACTCGCACTACGAGCGGGTGAAGACCTCGATCCTGATGGGCCACGCCCGGGGCGTCATCGTCCTGGCGGCGACGCAGGCCGACGTGCCCGTCGCGCACTACGCGGCGACGCAAGTCAAACGTATCCTCACCGGCGCCGGCCGCGCGCCGAAGTCGCAGATGCAGCAAGCGATCCAGCGCGAGCTGGGCCTTGCCGCCGCGCCCGAGCCGCCCGACGTCGCCGACGCGCTGGCGATTGCGGTGACGCATTGGTACTTGAGTGGGCAGCGGGCAGTGGGCAGCGGGCAGCTGTAG